A window from Balaenoptera musculus isolate JJ_BM4_2016_0621 chromosome 8, mBalMus1.pri.v3, whole genome shotgun sequence encodes these proteins:
- the KAT5 gene encoding histone acetyltransferase KAT5 isoform X5 produces the protein MAEVGEIIEGCRLPVLRRNQDNEDEWPLAEILSVKDISGRKLFYVHYIDFNKRLDEWVTHERLDLKKIQFPKKEAKTPTKNGLPGSRPGSPEREVKRKVEVVSPATPVPSETAPASVFPQNGSARRAVAAQPGRKRKSNCLGTDEDSQDSSDGIPSAPRMTGSLVSDRSHDDIVTRMKNIECIELGRHRLKPWYFSPYPQELTTLPVLYLCEFCLKYGRSLKCLQRHLTKCDLRHPPGNEIYRKGTISFFEIDGRKNKSYSQNLCLLAKCFLDHKTLYYDTDPFLFYVMTEYDCKGFHIVGYFSKEKESTEDYNVACILTLPPYQRRGYGKLLIEFSYELSKVEGKTGTPEKPLSDLGLLSYRSYWSQTILEILMGLKSESGERPQITINEISEITSIKKEDVISTLQYLNLINYYKGQYILTLSEDIVDGHERAMLKRLLRIDSKCLHFTPKDWSKRGKW, from the exons atggcGGAGGTG GGGGAGATAATCGAGGGCTGCCGCCTGCCCGTGCTGCGGCGGAACCAAGACAACGAAGATGAGTGGC CCCTGGCTGAGATACTGAGCGTGAAGGACATCAGTGGCCGGAAGCTTTTCTACGTCCATTACATTGACT TCAACAAACGCCTGGATGAATGGGTGACCCACGAGCGGCTGGACCTAAAGAAGATCCAGTTCCCCAAGAAAGAGGCCAAGACCCCCACCAAGAACGGACTTCCTGGGTCCCGCCCCGGCTCTCCAGAGAGAGAGGTG AAACGGAAGGTGGAGGTGGTTTCACCAGCGACTCCAGTGCCCAGCGAGACAGccccagcctcagtttttccCCAG aatggatCAGCCCGTAGGGCAGTGGCAGCTCAGCCAGGGCGGAAACGAAAATCGAATTGCTTGGGCACTGATGAG GACTCGCAGGACAGCTCAGATGGAATACCGTCAGCTCCTCGCATGACTGGGAGCCTGGTGTCTGACCGGAGCCACGACGACATCGTCACCCGGATGAAGAACATCGAGTGCATCGAGCTGGGCCGGCACCGCCTCAAGCCCTGGTACTTCTCCCCATACCCACAGGAGCTCACCACGCTGCCCGTCCTCTACCTCTGCGAGTTCTGCCTCAAGTACGGCCGAAGCCTCAAGTGTCTGCAGCGTCACTTG aCCAAGTGTGACCTGCGACATCCTCCAGGCAACGAGATTTACCGAAAGGGCACCATCTCCTTCTTTGAGATCGATGGACGTAAGAACAAG AGTTACTCCCAGAACCTGTGTCTTCTGGCTAAGTGTTTCCTCGACCACAAGACACTGTACTATGACACAGACCCTTTCCTCTTCTACGTCATGACGGAGTATGACTGCAAGGGCTTCCACATCGTGGGCTACTTCTCCAAG GAAAAGGAATCCACGGAAGACTACAACGTGGCCTGCATCCTGACCCTGCCTCCCTACCAGCGCCGCGGCTACGGCAAGCTGCTGATCGAGTTCA GCTATGAACTCTCCAAAGTGGAAGGGAAAACGGGGACCCCTGAGAAGCCCCTCTCGGATCTTGGCCTCCTATCCTACCGAAGCTACTGGTCCCAGACCATTCTGGAGATCTTGATGGGGCTGAAGTCAGAGAGCGGGGAGAGGCCGCAGATCACCATCAA TGAGATCAGTGAAATTACCAGCATCAAGAAGGAGGATGTCATCTCCACTCTACAGTACCTCAACCTCATCAACTACTACAAG GGCCAGTATATCCTCACACTGTCGGAGGACATCGTGGATGGGCACGAACGGGCTATGCTCAAGCGGCTTCTTCGGATCGACTCCAAGTGTCTGCACTTCACTCCCAAGGACTGGAGCAAGAGGGGAAAATGGTGA
- the KAT5 gene encoding histone acetyltransferase KAT5 isoform X2, producing the protein MAEVGEIIEGCRLPVLRRNQDNEDEWPLAEILSVKDISGRKLFYVHYIDFNKRLDEWVTHERLDLKKIQFPKKEAKTPTKNGLPGSRPGSPEREVRKTLDLSLQPASAQASGKTLPIPVQITLRFNLPKEREAIPGGEPDQPLSSSSCLQPNHRSTKRKVEVVSPATPVPSETAPASVFPQNGSARRAVAAQPGRKRKSNCLGTDEDSQDSSDGIPSAPRMTGSLVSDRSHDDIVTRMKNIECIELGRHRLKPWYFSPYPQELTTLPVLYLCEFCLKYGRSLKCLQRHLTKCDLRHPPGNEIYRKGTISFFEIDGRKNKSYSQNLCLLAKCFLDHKTLYYDTDPFLFYVMTEYDCKGFHIVGYFSKEKESTEDYNVACILTLPPYQRRGYGKLLIEFSYELSKVEGKTGTPEKPLSDLGLLSYRSYWSQTILEILMGLKSESGERPQITINEISEITSIKKEDVISTLQYLNLINYYKGQYILTLSEDIVDGHERAMLKRLLRIDSKCLHFTPKDWSKRGKW; encoded by the exons atggcGGAGGTG GGGGAGATAATCGAGGGCTGCCGCCTGCCCGTGCTGCGGCGGAACCAAGACAACGAAGATGAGTGGC CCCTGGCTGAGATACTGAGCGTGAAGGACATCAGTGGCCGGAAGCTTTTCTACGTCCATTACATTGACT TCAACAAACGCCTGGATGAATGGGTGACCCACGAGCGGCTGGACCTAAAGAAGATCCAGTTCCCCAAGAAAGAGGCCAAGACCCCCACCAAGAACGGACTTCCTGGGTCCCGCCCCGGCTCTCCAGAGAGAGAGGTG AGGAAGACCCTGGACCTATCTCTACAGCCGGCCTCCGCCCAGGCCAGCGGGAAGACCTTGCCAATCCCGGTCCAGATCACACTCCGCTTCAACCTGCCCAAGGAGCGGGAGGCCATTCCCGGTGGCGAGCCCGACCAGCCgctctcctccagctcctgcctgCAGCCCAACCACCGCTCAACG AAACGGAAGGTGGAGGTGGTTTCACCAGCGACTCCAGTGCCCAGCGAGACAGccccagcctcagtttttccCCAG aatggatCAGCCCGTAGGGCAGTGGCAGCTCAGCCAGGGCGGAAACGAAAATCGAATTGCTTGGGCACTGATGAG GACTCGCAGGACAGCTCAGATGGAATACCGTCAGCTCCTCGCATGACTGGGAGCCTGGTGTCTGACCGGAGCCACGACGACATCGTCACCCGGATGAAGAACATCGAGTGCATCGAGCTGGGCCGGCACCGCCTCAAGCCCTGGTACTTCTCCCCATACCCACAGGAGCTCACCACGCTGCCCGTCCTCTACCTCTGCGAGTTCTGCCTCAAGTACGGCCGAAGCCTCAAGTGTCTGCAGCGTCACTTG aCCAAGTGTGACCTGCGACATCCTCCAGGCAACGAGATTTACCGAAAGGGCACCATCTCCTTCTTTGAGATCGATGGACGTAAGAACAAG AGTTACTCCCAGAACCTGTGTCTTCTGGCTAAGTGTTTCCTCGACCACAAGACACTGTACTATGACACAGACCCTTTCCTCTTCTACGTCATGACGGAGTATGACTGCAAGGGCTTCCACATCGTGGGCTACTTCTCCAAG GAAAAGGAATCCACGGAAGACTACAACGTGGCCTGCATCCTGACCCTGCCTCCCTACCAGCGCCGCGGCTACGGCAAGCTGCTGATCGAGTTCA GCTATGAACTCTCCAAAGTGGAAGGGAAAACGGGGACCCCTGAGAAGCCCCTCTCGGATCTTGGCCTCCTATCCTACCGAAGCTACTGGTCCCAGACCATTCTGGAGATCTTGATGGGGCTGAAGTCAGAGAGCGGGGAGAGGCCGCAGATCACCATCAA TGAGATCAGTGAAATTACCAGCATCAAGAAGGAGGATGTCATCTCCACTCTACAGTACCTCAACCTCATCAACTACTACAAG GGCCAGTATATCCTCACACTGTCGGAGGACATCGTGGATGGGCACGAACGGGCTATGCTCAAGCGGCTTCTTCGGATCGACTCCAAGTGTCTGCACTTCACTCCCAAGGACTGGAGCAAGAGGGGAAAATGGTGA
- the KAT5 gene encoding histone acetyltransferase KAT5 isoform X3 produces MAEVGEIIEGCRLPVLRRNQDNEDEWPLAEILSVKDISGRKLFYVHYIDFNKRLDEWVTHERLDLKKIQFPKKEAKTPTKNGLPGSRPGSPEREVPASAQASGKTLPIPVQITLRFNLPKEREAIPGGEPDQPLSSSSCLQPNHRSTKRKVEVVSPATPVPSETAPASVFPQNGSARRAVAAQPGRKRKSNCLGTDEDSQDSSDGIPSAPRMTGSLVSDRSHDDIVTRMKNIECIELGRHRLKPWYFSPYPQELTTLPVLYLCEFCLKYGRSLKCLQRHLTKCDLRHPPGNEIYRKGTISFFEIDGRKNKSYSQNLCLLAKCFLDHKTLYYDTDPFLFYVMTEYDCKGFHIVGYFSKEKESTEDYNVACILTLPPYQRRGYGKLLIEFSYELSKVEGKTGTPEKPLSDLGLLSYRSYWSQTILEILMGLKSESGERPQITINEISEITSIKKEDVISTLQYLNLINYYKGQYILTLSEDIVDGHERAMLKRLLRIDSKCLHFTPKDWSKRGKW; encoded by the exons atggcGGAGGTG GGGGAGATAATCGAGGGCTGCCGCCTGCCCGTGCTGCGGCGGAACCAAGACAACGAAGATGAGTGGC CCCTGGCTGAGATACTGAGCGTGAAGGACATCAGTGGCCGGAAGCTTTTCTACGTCCATTACATTGACT TCAACAAACGCCTGGATGAATGGGTGACCCACGAGCGGCTGGACCTAAAGAAGATCCAGTTCCCCAAGAAAGAGGCCAAGACCCCCACCAAGAACGGACTTCCTGGGTCCCGCCCCGGCTCTCCAGAGAGAGAGGTG CCGGCCTCCGCCCAGGCCAGCGGGAAGACCTTGCCAATCCCGGTCCAGATCACACTCCGCTTCAACCTGCCCAAGGAGCGGGAGGCCATTCCCGGTGGCGAGCCCGACCAGCCgctctcctccagctcctgcctgCAGCCCAACCACCGCTCAACG AAACGGAAGGTGGAGGTGGTTTCACCAGCGACTCCAGTGCCCAGCGAGACAGccccagcctcagtttttccCCAG aatggatCAGCCCGTAGGGCAGTGGCAGCTCAGCCAGGGCGGAAACGAAAATCGAATTGCTTGGGCACTGATGAG GACTCGCAGGACAGCTCAGATGGAATACCGTCAGCTCCTCGCATGACTGGGAGCCTGGTGTCTGACCGGAGCCACGACGACATCGTCACCCGGATGAAGAACATCGAGTGCATCGAGCTGGGCCGGCACCGCCTCAAGCCCTGGTACTTCTCCCCATACCCACAGGAGCTCACCACGCTGCCCGTCCTCTACCTCTGCGAGTTCTGCCTCAAGTACGGCCGAAGCCTCAAGTGTCTGCAGCGTCACTTG aCCAAGTGTGACCTGCGACATCCTCCAGGCAACGAGATTTACCGAAAGGGCACCATCTCCTTCTTTGAGATCGATGGACGTAAGAACAAG AGTTACTCCCAGAACCTGTGTCTTCTGGCTAAGTGTTTCCTCGACCACAAGACACTGTACTATGACACAGACCCTTTCCTCTTCTACGTCATGACGGAGTATGACTGCAAGGGCTTCCACATCGTGGGCTACTTCTCCAAG GAAAAGGAATCCACGGAAGACTACAACGTGGCCTGCATCCTGACCCTGCCTCCCTACCAGCGCCGCGGCTACGGCAAGCTGCTGATCGAGTTCA GCTATGAACTCTCCAAAGTGGAAGGGAAAACGGGGACCCCTGAGAAGCCCCTCTCGGATCTTGGCCTCCTATCCTACCGAAGCTACTGGTCCCAGACCATTCTGGAGATCTTGATGGGGCTGAAGTCAGAGAGCGGGGAGAGGCCGCAGATCACCATCAA TGAGATCAGTGAAATTACCAGCATCAAGAAGGAGGATGTCATCTCCACTCTACAGTACCTCAACCTCATCAACTACTACAAG GGCCAGTATATCCTCACACTGTCGGAGGACATCGTGGATGGGCACGAACGGGCTATGCTCAAGCGGCTTCTTCGGATCGACTCCAAGTGTCTGCACTTCACTCCCAAGGACTGGAGCAAGAGGGGAAAATGGTGA
- the KAT5 gene encoding histone acetyltransferase KAT5 isoform X1, with amino-acid sequence MAEVVSPVPGAGRREPGEVGRARGPPVADPGAALSPQGEIIEGCRLPVLRRNQDNEDEWPLAEILSVKDISGRKLFYVHYIDFNKRLDEWVTHERLDLKKIQFPKKEAKTPTKNGLPGSRPGSPEREVPASAQASGKTLPIPVQITLRFNLPKEREAIPGGEPDQPLSSSSCLQPNHRSTKRKVEVVSPATPVPSETAPASVFPQNGSARRAVAAQPGRKRKSNCLGTDEDSQDSSDGIPSAPRMTGSLVSDRSHDDIVTRMKNIECIELGRHRLKPWYFSPYPQELTTLPVLYLCEFCLKYGRSLKCLQRHLTKCDLRHPPGNEIYRKGTISFFEIDGRKNKSYSQNLCLLAKCFLDHKTLYYDTDPFLFYVMTEYDCKGFHIVGYFSKEKESTEDYNVACILTLPPYQRRGYGKLLIEFSYELSKVEGKTGTPEKPLSDLGLLSYRSYWSQTILEILMGLKSESGERPQITINEISEITSIKKEDVISTLQYLNLINYYKGQYILTLSEDIVDGHERAMLKRLLRIDSKCLHFTPKDWSKRGKW; translated from the exons atggcGGAGGTGGTGAGTCCGGTgcccggggcggggcggagggagCCAGGGGAGGTGGGTAGAGCCCGAGGCCCCCCAGTAGCCGACCCTGGCGCCGCGCTGTCTCCCCAGGGGGAGATAATCGAGGGCTGCCGCCTGCCCGTGCTGCGGCGGAACCAAGACAACGAAGATGAGTGGC CCCTGGCTGAGATACTGAGCGTGAAGGACATCAGTGGCCGGAAGCTTTTCTACGTCCATTACATTGACT TCAACAAACGCCTGGATGAATGGGTGACCCACGAGCGGCTGGACCTAAAGAAGATCCAGTTCCCCAAGAAAGAGGCCAAGACCCCCACCAAGAACGGACTTCCTGGGTCCCGCCCCGGCTCTCCAGAGAGAGAGGTG CCGGCCTCCGCCCAGGCCAGCGGGAAGACCTTGCCAATCCCGGTCCAGATCACACTCCGCTTCAACCTGCCCAAGGAGCGGGAGGCCATTCCCGGTGGCGAGCCCGACCAGCCgctctcctccagctcctgcctgCAGCCCAACCACCGCTCAACG AAACGGAAGGTGGAGGTGGTTTCACCAGCGACTCCAGTGCCCAGCGAGACAGccccagcctcagtttttccCCAG aatggatCAGCCCGTAGGGCAGTGGCAGCTCAGCCAGGGCGGAAACGAAAATCGAATTGCTTGGGCACTGATGAG GACTCGCAGGACAGCTCAGATGGAATACCGTCAGCTCCTCGCATGACTGGGAGCCTGGTGTCTGACCGGAGCCACGACGACATCGTCACCCGGATGAAGAACATCGAGTGCATCGAGCTGGGCCGGCACCGCCTCAAGCCCTGGTACTTCTCCCCATACCCACAGGAGCTCACCACGCTGCCCGTCCTCTACCTCTGCGAGTTCTGCCTCAAGTACGGCCGAAGCCTCAAGTGTCTGCAGCGTCACTTG aCCAAGTGTGACCTGCGACATCCTCCAGGCAACGAGATTTACCGAAAGGGCACCATCTCCTTCTTTGAGATCGATGGACGTAAGAACAAG AGTTACTCCCAGAACCTGTGTCTTCTGGCTAAGTGTTTCCTCGACCACAAGACACTGTACTATGACACAGACCCTTTCCTCTTCTACGTCATGACGGAGTATGACTGCAAGGGCTTCCACATCGTGGGCTACTTCTCCAAG GAAAAGGAATCCACGGAAGACTACAACGTGGCCTGCATCCTGACCCTGCCTCCCTACCAGCGCCGCGGCTACGGCAAGCTGCTGATCGAGTTCA GCTATGAACTCTCCAAAGTGGAAGGGAAAACGGGGACCCCTGAGAAGCCCCTCTCGGATCTTGGCCTCCTATCCTACCGAAGCTACTGGTCCCAGACCATTCTGGAGATCTTGATGGGGCTGAAGTCAGAGAGCGGGGAGAGGCCGCAGATCACCATCAA TGAGATCAGTGAAATTACCAGCATCAAGAAGGAGGATGTCATCTCCACTCTACAGTACCTCAACCTCATCAACTACTACAAG GGCCAGTATATCCTCACACTGTCGGAGGACATCGTGGATGGGCACGAACGGGCTATGCTCAAGCGGCTTCTTCGGATCGACTCCAAGTGTCTGCACTTCACTCCCAAGGACTGGAGCAAGAGGGGAAAATGGTGA
- the KAT5 gene encoding histone acetyltransferase KAT5 isoform X4 yields MAEVVSPVPGAGRREPGEVGRARGPPVADPGAALSPQGEIIEGCRLPVLRRNQDNEDEWPLAEILSVKDISGRKLFYVHYIDFNKRLDEWVTHERLDLKKIQFPKKEAKTPTKNGLPGSRPGSPEREVKRKVEVVSPATPVPSETAPASVFPQNGSARRAVAAQPGRKRKSNCLGTDEDSQDSSDGIPSAPRMTGSLVSDRSHDDIVTRMKNIECIELGRHRLKPWYFSPYPQELTTLPVLYLCEFCLKYGRSLKCLQRHLTKCDLRHPPGNEIYRKGTISFFEIDGRKNKSYSQNLCLLAKCFLDHKTLYYDTDPFLFYVMTEYDCKGFHIVGYFSKEKESTEDYNVACILTLPPYQRRGYGKLLIEFSYELSKVEGKTGTPEKPLSDLGLLSYRSYWSQTILEILMGLKSESGERPQITINEISEITSIKKEDVISTLQYLNLINYYKGQYILTLSEDIVDGHERAMLKRLLRIDSKCLHFTPKDWSKRGKW; encoded by the exons atggcGGAGGTGGTGAGTCCGGTgcccggggcggggcggagggagCCAGGGGAGGTGGGTAGAGCCCGAGGCCCCCCAGTAGCCGACCCTGGCGCCGCGCTGTCTCCCCAGGGGGAGATAATCGAGGGCTGCCGCCTGCCCGTGCTGCGGCGGAACCAAGACAACGAAGATGAGTGGC CCCTGGCTGAGATACTGAGCGTGAAGGACATCAGTGGCCGGAAGCTTTTCTACGTCCATTACATTGACT TCAACAAACGCCTGGATGAATGGGTGACCCACGAGCGGCTGGACCTAAAGAAGATCCAGTTCCCCAAGAAAGAGGCCAAGACCCCCACCAAGAACGGACTTCCTGGGTCCCGCCCCGGCTCTCCAGAGAGAGAGGTG AAACGGAAGGTGGAGGTGGTTTCACCAGCGACTCCAGTGCCCAGCGAGACAGccccagcctcagtttttccCCAG aatggatCAGCCCGTAGGGCAGTGGCAGCTCAGCCAGGGCGGAAACGAAAATCGAATTGCTTGGGCACTGATGAG GACTCGCAGGACAGCTCAGATGGAATACCGTCAGCTCCTCGCATGACTGGGAGCCTGGTGTCTGACCGGAGCCACGACGACATCGTCACCCGGATGAAGAACATCGAGTGCATCGAGCTGGGCCGGCACCGCCTCAAGCCCTGGTACTTCTCCCCATACCCACAGGAGCTCACCACGCTGCCCGTCCTCTACCTCTGCGAGTTCTGCCTCAAGTACGGCCGAAGCCTCAAGTGTCTGCAGCGTCACTTG aCCAAGTGTGACCTGCGACATCCTCCAGGCAACGAGATTTACCGAAAGGGCACCATCTCCTTCTTTGAGATCGATGGACGTAAGAACAAG AGTTACTCCCAGAACCTGTGTCTTCTGGCTAAGTGTTTCCTCGACCACAAGACACTGTACTATGACACAGACCCTTTCCTCTTCTACGTCATGACGGAGTATGACTGCAAGGGCTTCCACATCGTGGGCTACTTCTCCAAG GAAAAGGAATCCACGGAAGACTACAACGTGGCCTGCATCCTGACCCTGCCTCCCTACCAGCGCCGCGGCTACGGCAAGCTGCTGATCGAGTTCA GCTATGAACTCTCCAAAGTGGAAGGGAAAACGGGGACCCCTGAGAAGCCCCTCTCGGATCTTGGCCTCCTATCCTACCGAAGCTACTGGTCCCAGACCATTCTGGAGATCTTGATGGGGCTGAAGTCAGAGAGCGGGGAGAGGCCGCAGATCACCATCAA TGAGATCAGTGAAATTACCAGCATCAAGAAGGAGGATGTCATCTCCACTCTACAGTACCTCAACCTCATCAACTACTACAAG GGCCAGTATATCCTCACACTGTCGGAGGACATCGTGGATGGGCACGAACGGGCTATGCTCAAGCGGCTTCTTCGGATCGACTCCAAGTGTCTGCACTTCACTCCCAAGGACTGGAGCAAGAGGGGAAAATGGTGA